The following nucleotide sequence is from Streptomyces sp. HUAS CB01.
GTGCGCCTGCCGCGCGGGCTCTGGTACGACACGGTGTCGGGCGCGGCGTACGAGGGGCCGGGCCAGTTCCTCCTGGACGCCCCGCTGTCGCGGATCCCGGTGCTGGCCAGGGCGGGTGCGGTGATTCCGGTGCGTGGTGAGGAGGGCGGGACGGAGCTGGAGGTGTGGGCGCCGGCCCCGGGACGCACCGGCGGCGGTCTGGTCGTCGAGGACCGTGCCGTCCCGGGGGCGCGGTCCGTGGTGGAGCGCTACGCGTCACGGCTGGTGGAGGGCCGGGTGGTCGTGGAGCGGGTGTCCGACGCCGGTGCCGCGCGGCCGCGGCGTCCCGTGCGGGTGCGCGGCTCGGTGGGGGCGGCGCCCCGCCGGACTCAGCCGTAGCGGCCGGCGAACCAGTTCCGTACCGCCGTGGTGTGCAGCGGGAAGGCGAGTTCGGCGGGCTCGTGCAGGACGTGCCAGCCCTCCGTCTCGTCGGTCGGGGCCGACGGCGGGAGCTCGTCCGCGGGGCGCTGCGGGAGCAGGCCGAAGAGCAGGAGGTGGCCGCCGGGTGAGCTGAGGGCGTCGGCGAGGCGCACCTCCTCGTGCGCGGCGTCGATGCCCGTCTCCTCCTTCAGTTCGCGGACGACGGCGTGCCTCCAGTCCTCGGTGTGGTCGATGAACCCGCCGGGCAGGGCGATCCGGCCGCGCTGGGGCTCGATGGTGCGGGTGATGACGACGAGTCCGGTGGGGTGCGGGCCGGTGACGGGGAGGAGGGCGACGGCCACGGGAAGGGGGTTGCGGTAGGCGATGTCACCGCAGCCGGCGCAGGTCCTGGGCCAGCCCGCGGGGCCGCTGTACGGGGCGCCGCAGCTGGAGCAGTGGGAGTCCCGGACGGACGTCCGGGGCGCGGGTGCGGGTCCCGTTCCGGCGGTGCCGGGTCGGGGCGTGGGTTCGCGGGGCTCGGTCACACGCGGACTGTACGCGACGGTGGGCCCCGCGGTCCGCACGATCAGGTCAGGGACCGTCGTGACACCGGGAAGTCGAAGTAGGTGTCGGGGAACGGCTCGGGCTTGTGGGTGAAGTGCCACCACTCCTCGGGCAGGTTGGCGAAGCCTACGGCGGCGAGGGTGGTCGTGAGCAGCTGCCGGTTGGCGCGCTGGGCGCCCTGGACGCGCGGGTCGTCGGTGTGCGAGAGCGTGTCGAAGCAGTCGAACCCGGTACCCATGTCGGCGGAGTTGTCCGGAAAGCGCTCCGACTGCGGGGCGTGGCAGGGGACGAGGGGCTCGCCGGGGACGTAGGGACGGGTCTTTTCGGCCGGCAGGGGGACGACGGTGAGGTCGACGGTGCTGCCGCGGCTGTGGCCGGACTTCCCGGCGATGTAGCCGTCGGCGAAGAGTCTCGACTTGTCGACGTGTGGATAGAACTCCTTCTTCATCCGCTCGTCCGTGAGGTCCTCGGCCCAGCGCACGAAGTGGTCGACGGCCCGCTGAGGCCGGTAGCAGTCGTAGACCTTGAGCGAGTACCCCTTGCGCAGCAGTGTGCGCTGGGCCTTGCGGAGCGCCCGGGCGGCCGGGCGGGTGAGGATGCAGACGGGTTGGCGGTAGCCGTCGATCGGTTCGCCCACGAAGTTGTGCGCCGTGGTGTAGCGCATGTCCTGGAGGATCGTCGGGTCCACGGAGCGCAGGGCGACGAACTCCTCGGGGGCCTTGGGTTCGGAGGCGGCCCCGGCGGCGGGTGGTGCGGCGACGTCGGCGACCAGGGCGGCGCCGGAGACGGCCAGGGCGGCGCCGGAGACGGCCAGGGCGGTCAGGGCGCGCCGTGCTGCGGCGGGTCCTCTCGTGCGCATCATGCGCACCGTCTATCAGGAACGGGTGGCCAGGACCACCCCCGTGGGTTCCGGCCACCCGTTCACTCCTACCGGACGCCGAACTCGCCCGTGTGGTTCTGGTGTTCGGCACATCGGTCGATGGGGTCGATGAGGTGTCCACGACCGGTGCTCCGTGCGGGGTCGTGCCCGTGTCCCGGGCGTGGCACACTGGCCGTGGTTCTGACGAGGCGTCAGTTACCGTCACGGGAAGGCCGGTCCGTCGAAGCCCGAGGGCCGTGCGGACATCCGGGGAGGGACCTTGACGCGTGTGCGCAGACCGGTGGTGCCGGGATGGTTCACCGAGGGTGGCGACGGCCGGGAGTTCCGTCTGCTCGGCACCCGCTGCGGTGCCTGCTCCGCCGTCCACTTCCCACGGGAGGACGCGTACTGCCGCAACCCCGCGTGCGCGGGCGGCGAACTCGCGGAGGTACCGCTGTCGCGGCGTGGACGCGTGTGGTCGTACACGGCCGGCCGCTACCGTCCGCCGGCGCCGTACGTCTCCGGTCCCGGGGCCGAGTGGGAGCCGTACACGGTCGTCGCCGTCGAACTCGAGGCCGAGCGGATGGTGGTGCTCGGCCAGGCCGTTCCGGGGGTGACGGTCGCGGACCTGAGCGTCGGCACGGAGGTCGAAGTGGTGCCCGGGACCCTCTCCGAGGACGCGGAGACGGTCTGGACGACCTGGTACTGGCGGCCGGTGGAGGAGGAGCGGTGAGCGATGTCGCCGTGCTCGGCGCGGGCATGCACCCGTGGGGCAAGTGGGGCCGGAGCTTCGTCGAGTACGGGACCGCCGCCGCCAGGGCCGCGCTCGCCGACGCCGGGATCGGGTGGCAGGACGTCCGGTCGGTCGTCGGGGCCGACACGGTCCGCGGCGGCTACCCCGGCTATGTCGCAGGGGCCACCTTCGCCCAGGCACTGGGCTGGCAGGGAGCGCGCGTCACCAGCGTGTACGCGGCCTGCGCCTCGGGGGCGCAGGCCGTCGACACCGCCCGGGCCCAGATCCTGGCGGGCATGGCCGAGGTCGTGCTGGTCGTCGGTGCCGACTCCGCGCCCAAGGGGTTCTTCGCCCCCGCCGGCGGCGAGCGGCCCGACGACCCGGACTGGCTGCGCTTCCGGCTGCTCGGCGCCACGAACCCGGTGTACTTCGGCCTGTACGCGCGCCGTCGCATGGCCCTCCACGGCGACACCCTGGACGACTTCGCCCAGGTCAAGGTCAAGAACGCAGCGGCCGGGGCGCTGAACCCGAACGCCCGCTACCGGGCCGCGGTGAGCGCCGGACAGGTCGCGTCCTCCCCCGTCGTCGCGGACCCCCTGCGTCTGCTCGACATCTGCGCCACGTCCGACGGCGGCGCCGCGCTGGTGCTGTCGAGCATGGAGTACGCCCGCCGGCACGGCGCCGGCGATCCGGTGCGCATCCGCGCGGTCTCGACGGTGACCCCCACCTACCCCAGGACCCTGCTCGACCTCCCGGACATCGCCACGGACTCGGCGGTCGCCGTCGACCCGCCGGCCCTGGGGTTCCGGGAGTCGATCGCCCGAGCCGCCTACGAGGAGGCCGGGCTCGGGCCGGAGGACCTGTCGCTGGCCGAGGTGTACGACCTGTCCACCGCACTGGAACTGCAGTGGTACGAGGACCTGGGGCTGTGCGGGCCGGGCGAGGGCGCCAAGCTGCTGCGCGAGGGAGCCACGGCCCTGGGCGGCCGGATCCCGGTCAACGCCAGCGGCGGACTCGCCTCGTTCGGGGAGGCCGTCCCCGCCCAGGCCATCGCCCAGGTGTGCGAACTGACCTGGCAGCTCCGCGGGACCGCGGGCGAACGCCAGGTGGCGGGGGCACGCGCCGGGATGACCGCGAACCAGGGGCTGTTCGGTCACGGCTCGGCGGTCGTCGCCGTCCGGTGAACGACTCGCGCCGCGCTCGGCCCGTTCGCGCTCACGGATCGGCACGCCCTCCGAACCGCTCGTGGCGCAGGCGACCTTGACGGGGCGGTAACCCGAGGGAAAACTGCCTCTTCGTCGGCGCCGCTGCCCCCGGCAGCGCGGCGTTCCGGCACGCTCACCACGCTCGTCACGGAGACCGCGCACGGCACGGCCCCGCACTCCGCCCTGCCCTCCGCGCTCCGTAGCCATGGGAACCACACCCAGCCTGGAGCAGCCATGAGCAACGCAGACATCATCCTCGGCGAGGTCATCGGCACGGCGATACTGATCCTCTTCGGCGCGGGGGTCTGCGCCGCGGTCACCCTCAACCACTCCAAGGCCAAGGCGTCCGGCTGGATCGTCATCGCCTTCGGCTGGGGCTTCGGCGTACTGGCGGGCGCGTACACCGCGGCACCGCTGTCCGGCGGTCACCTCAACCCGGCCGTGACCGTCGGCATCGCCGTCGACACCGGCGAGTGGGGCAAGGTGCCGCTGTACATCCTGTCCCAGCTCGTC
It contains:
- a CDS encoding lipid-transfer protein, producing the protein MSDVAVLGAGMHPWGKWGRSFVEYGTAAARAALADAGIGWQDVRSVVGADTVRGGYPGYVAGATFAQALGWQGARVTSVYAACASGAQAVDTARAQILAGMAEVVLVVGADSAPKGFFAPAGGERPDDPDWLRFRLLGATNPVYFGLYARRRMALHGDTLDDFAQVKVKNAAAGALNPNARYRAAVSAGQVASSPVVADPLRLLDICATSDGGAALVLSSMEYARRHGAGDPVRIRAVSTVTPTYPRTLLDLPDIATDSAVAVDPPALGFRESIARAAYEEAGLGPEDLSLAEVYDLSTALELQWYEDLGLCGPGEGAKLLREGATALGGRIPVNASGGLASFGEAVPAQAIAQVCELTWQLRGTAGERQVAGARAGMTANQGLFGHGSAVVAVR
- a CDS encoding NUDIX domain-containing protein, encoding MTEPREPTPRPGTAGTGPAPAPRTSVRDSHCSSCGAPYSGPAGWPRTCAGCGDIAYRNPLPVAVALLPVTGPHPTGLVVITRTIEPQRGRIALPGGFIDHTEDWRHAVVRELKEETGIDAAHEEVRLADALSSPGGHLLLFGLLPQRPADELPPSAPTDETEGWHVLHEPAELAFPLHTTAVRNWFAGRYG
- a CDS encoding M15 family metallopeptidase, whose protein sequence is MMRTRGPAAARRALTALAVSGAALAVSGAALVADVAAPPAAGAASEPKAPEEFVALRSVDPTILQDMRYTTAHNFVGEPIDGYRQPVCILTRPAARALRKAQRTLLRKGYSLKVYDCYRPQRAVDHFVRWAEDLTDERMKKEFYPHVDKSRLFADGYIAGKSGHSRGSTVDLTVVPLPAEKTRPYVPGEPLVPCHAPQSERFPDNSADMGTGFDCFDTLSHTDDPRVQGAQRANRQLLTTTLAAVGFANLPEEWWHFTHKPEPFPDTYFDFPVSRRSLT
- a CDS encoding Zn-ribbon domain-containing OB-fold protein, coding for MVPGWFTEGGDGREFRLLGTRCGACSAVHFPREDAYCRNPACAGGELAEVPLSRRGRVWSYTAGRYRPPAPYVSGPGAEWEPYTVVAVELEAERMVVLGQAVPGVTVADLSVGTEVEVVPGTLSEDAETVWTTWYWRPVEEER